Proteins from a single region of Mesorhizobium sp. B1-1-8:
- a CDS encoding trimethylamine methyltransferase family protein produces the protein MTAQLQVSRRGGREARRTIRTAPKIDMLPTLKRGLPVVEPMNAEQVERIHEASLAILEDVGVVFRDPIAIEDWKRAGADVRADDRVHLDRGLVMELIKTIPSRIEYFARDPAKNVELGGPKSIFVPMTGAPYMRDLDDVRRGPTIADLGTFHKLAHMMPALHSSAHHIVEPMDIVVAHRHLHITYSSVKHSDKIFMGMTTSPKNAEDVLDMCEILFGKDFLETHAVTTGNCNGNSPLVWDQVMLGAMRAFCRRNQPVLCSPFVLGGANTPASTAAAVAQLNAEALSALAYTQVVRKGCPAIYGHYLSTVSMQSGAPMAGTPEISLMNFMIGQMARRYNVPWRTSNLLGGAKVFDAQAGYESAMTMMAVLMSGANYIWHSAGWNEAGMHCSIAKFVVDAEVCAMGYRMTQGIQWDDFDEALAAVRDVGPGGHYLGHPHTQANFERAFFIPKLFDNNSIEQWYADGAKDIKQRALEHARRLLAEYQEPALDIAKDEELRAYIDRRSREIPAVDALNEEF, from the coding sequence ATGACTGCTCAACTGCAAGTATCTCGTAGAGGGGGGCGGGAGGCGCGGCGGACGATCCGCACGGCGCCAAAGATCGACATGCTGCCGACGCTCAAGCGCGGCCTTCCGGTCGTTGAGCCGATGAACGCCGAACAGGTCGAGCGCATCCACGAGGCGTCTCTCGCCATTCTGGAAGACGTCGGCGTGGTTTTCCGCGATCCGATCGCGATCGAGGACTGGAAGAGGGCAGGCGCCGACGTGCGGGCGGACGACCGCGTCCATCTCGATCGCGGCCTGGTCATGGAGCTCATCAAGACCATTCCTTCCAGGATCGAATATTTCGCGCGCGATCCGGCGAAGAATGTCGAGCTCGGTGGGCCGAAGTCGATCTTCGTGCCGATGACCGGCGCGCCCTATATGCGCGACCTCGACGATGTCAGGCGCGGCCCGACCATCGCGGATCTCGGCACCTTCCATAAGCTCGCGCATATGATGCCGGCGCTGCATTCATCTGCGCACCACATCGTCGAGCCGATGGACATCGTCGTCGCGCACCGGCACTTGCACATCACCTATTCGTCGGTGAAGCACTCCGACAAGATCTTCATGGGCATGACCACCTCGCCCAAGAATGCCGAGGATGTGCTCGACATGTGCGAGATCCTTTTTGGGAAGGACTTCCTCGAGACGCATGCGGTCACGACCGGCAACTGCAACGGCAATTCGCCGCTGGTCTGGGACCAGGTGATGCTTGGCGCCATGCGCGCCTTCTGCCGGCGCAACCAGCCGGTTCTTTGCTCGCCCTTCGTTCTCGGCGGCGCGAACACGCCGGCCTCCACCGCAGCGGCTGTCGCACAGCTCAATGCCGAGGCGCTTTCCGCGCTTGCCTACACGCAAGTGGTGCGCAAGGGCTGCCCGGCGATCTACGGGCATTATCTCTCGACCGTGTCGATGCAGTCGGGCGCGCCGATGGCGGGCACGCCGGAAATCTCGCTGATGAACTTCATGATCGGCCAGATGGCCCGCCGCTACAACGTGCCCTGGCGCACTTCCAACCTGCTCGGCGGGGCCAAGGTCTTCGACGCGCAGGCCGGCTACGAGAGCGCGATGACCATGATGGCGGTGCTGATGTCAGGTGCCAACTACATATGGCATTCGGCAGGTTGGAATGAAGCCGGCATGCACTGCTCGATCGCGAAGTTCGTCGTCGACGCCGAGGTTTGCGCCATGGGCTACCGCATGACGCAAGGCATCCAGTGGGACGACTTCGACGAGGCCCTGGCAGCGGTGCGCGATGTCGGGCCAGGCGGTCATTACCTTGGTCATCCGCATACGCAGGCCAACTTCGAACGCGCCTTCTTCATCCCAAAACTGTTCGACAACAACTCGATCGAGCAGTGGTACGCGGACGGCGCCAAGGACATCAAGCAGCGCGCGCTGGAGCATGCCCGCCGGCTCTTGGCCGAGTATCAAGAACCCGCGCTCGACATTGCGAAAGACGAGGAACTGCGCGCTTATATCGACCGGCGCTCGCGCGAGATCCCCGCCGTCGATGCGTTGAATGAGGAATTCTGA
- a CDS encoding LysR substrate-binding domain-containing protein, whose protein sequence is MVRRYYDLPSLTALAVFEASARHRSFKLAAAELNVTPGAVSRQIKAIEDELGVPLFNRLGTGVALTSAGEDLYSVLASGFSRAADIVRNVKRGDRSKNVTLACSDAFASMWLIPRMPDFWTRYQDIAVDHLISDSPRDYRRAEVELRIRYGFGSWPDENAELLFDETIYPVCGTGFASKLRGATAESLADLPLLHVDWVDPDWAGWDEVLRRAGVPHGPTRGRRFGKFFVALQAAQADQGVAVGWHRLVKAQIDEEKLVRLTDLELPAPGGYYLTWNDNRTLSPAANTLRDWLREIAASERES, encoded by the coding sequence ATGGTTCGCCGCTACTACGACCTGCCCTCGTTGACCGCCTTGGCGGTTTTCGAGGCTTCGGCCCGTCATCGCTCGTTCAAATTGGCGGCCGCGGAACTGAACGTCACACCCGGCGCCGTCAGCCGGCAGATCAAAGCAATCGAAGACGAGCTCGGAGTGCCGTTGTTTAACCGGCTGGGAACCGGCGTGGCTCTGACCAGCGCGGGCGAGGACCTCTACAGTGTGTTGGCCAGCGGCTTTTCGCGAGCGGCGGACATCGTCCGCAATGTGAAGCGCGGCGACCGCTCCAAGAATGTCACGCTGGCCTGCTCGGATGCCTTCGCATCGATGTGGCTCATCCCGCGCATGCCGGACTTCTGGACACGGTACCAAGACATTGCCGTCGACCACCTCATCTCCGATAGTCCGCGCGACTATCGTCGCGCCGAGGTCGAACTACGCATCCGCTACGGATTCGGTTCATGGCCAGACGAAAATGCCGAGCTGCTTTTCGACGAGACGATCTACCCCGTTTGCGGAACGGGATTTGCAAGCAAGCTTCGGGGCGCAACTGCGGAGTCGCTGGCCGACCTGCCGCTGCTGCATGTCGACTGGGTTGACCCCGACTGGGCTGGCTGGGACGAGGTCTTACGCCGCGCCGGCGTGCCGCATGGCCCGACCCGCGGCCGCCGCTTCGGCAAATTCTTCGTTGCGCTCCAGGCAGCGCAAGCGGACCAGGGCGTTGCCGTCGGATGGCACCGCCTGGTCAAAGCCCAAATCGACGAAGAAAAGCTGGTCAGGCTCACGGATCTCGAGCTGCCGGCGCCAGGCGGCTATTATCTCACCTGGAACGACAATCGCACGCTTTCCCCTGCCGCCAACACCTTGCGGGATTGGTTGCGAGAAATCGCCGCCAGCGAGCGGGAAAGCTGA